A single window of Haliotis asinina isolate JCU_RB_2024 chromosome 5, JCU_Hal_asi_v2, whole genome shotgun sequence DNA harbors:
- the LOC137283234 gene encoding uncharacterized protein, protein MWHEPFSLDETDSIFSAARPQCQFTKPDDVISRDHLRGDGSLQTTPFPFTKIHAPFPSAALEELKKSQRPTIAASPSDHPVPLPLPAAEADSPPITHHPVPHPTLRSLCGTSINLQQDIFAIDLGDPIKSCAVHSSMNLKQDIPEIDLGDPTQPFIVQPVKTESYVLIDVSHLEEPSQPQLFETECCCSVFSFIKRLFTL, encoded by the exons ATGTGGCATGAACCCTTCTCGCTCGACGAGACCGATAGCATTTTTAGCGCAGCACGACCCCAGTGCCAGTTCACTAAACCAGACGATGTGATCTCGCGAGACCATCTCCGTGGTGACGGTTCTCTTCAAACGACGCCATT TCCTTTCACAAAGATTCATGCACCATTTCCCTCGGCAGCTCTGGAAGAGTTGAAAAAGTCTCAGCGACCTACCATTGCTGCCTCCCCATCCGACCATCCAGTCCCTCTCCCA CTGCCAGCTGCTGAAGCTGATTCCCCACCCATCACCCATCACCCTGTCCCTCACCCTACGCTTCGGTCACTGTGTGGTACTTCCATAAACTTGCAACAGGACATCTTTGCGATAGACTTAGGAGATCCAATAAAGTCATGTGCAGTACATTCCTCAATGAACTTGAAGCAGGATATCCCGGAGATAGACTTGGGAGATCCCACACAGCCATTTATAGTACAGCCTGTAAAAACAGAATCCTATGTCCTGATTGATGTGAGCCACCTGGAAGAACCAAGTCAGCCACAGTTGTTTGAGACAGAATGCTGCTGCAGTGTCTTCAGCTTCATCAAGAGACTGTTCACTCTGTAA
- the LOC137284249 gene encoding cilia- and flagella-associated protein 251-like produces MSLENTVKESQHRTKKKQKQKIQESDDVVKERKVKKSKEEFSPGNDENVAVSVSHSKTKKHNRKRHSEKLPVEERNEDIVVTDGKYSKAKKRKSQSEGQDGDQCVKKHQDQSSIKKERKRRERKDKFKDKVPEFLKLMKSKNLKEEVLPESVPKTPEEIALEKMKEEKRERMKKKRQLKKANKGKKIESTVAKDAALAYLNQWYYHHDVWRFQKVRQVWLLSHMYDINMVSDEGFVRLLKYLEDLKGHSRAETTKQAETILEEAEKEYENDGEAKDKDDEEKDVEEEEEECAESGQEVEEDPENESEDEDSTAGETKAKKKNKGKDVNKDVTSSLRYQRARQILQILT; encoded by the exons ATGTCCCTAGAAAATACTGTGAAAGAAAGCCAACACAGGACCAAAAAGAAGCAAAAGCAAAAAATCCAGGAATCTGATGATGTtgtaaaagaaagaaaagtaaaGAAAAGTAAAGAGGAATTTTCACCAGGGAATGATGAAAATGTTGCTGTTAGTGTGAGTCATTCTAAAACAAAGAAGCATAACAGAAAAAGGCATTCTGAAAAACTGCCTGTTGAAGAGAGGAATGAAGATATTGTGGTTACAGATGGTAAATATAGTAaagcaaagaaaagaaaatcccAGTCTGAAGGTCAAGATGGAGATCAGTGTGTGAAGAAACACCAGGATCAGAGTAGTATTAAAAAGGAGAGAAAGAGAAGAGAACGGAAGGACAAATTTAAAGACAAAGTTCCTGAATTTCTCAAACTTATGAAATCTAAAAATCTGAAAGAGGAAGTGCTACCAGAAAGTGTTCCCAAAACACCGGAAGAAATTGCACTGgagaaaatgaaagaagagaAAAGGGAAAGAATGAAAAAGAAGAGGCAACTAAAGAAAGCTAACAAGGGGAAGAAAATAGAAAGTACTGTCGCAAAAGATGCTGCCTTGGCATACTTGAATCAGTGGTACTATCACCATGATGTATGGCGCTTCCAGAAGGTTCGTCAGGTCTGGTTGCTATCACACATGTATGATATCAACATG GTGTCCGATGAAGGTTTTGTGCGCTTGCTGAAGTATCTGGAAGATTTAAAGGGTCATAGCAGAGCTGAAACCACAAAACAAGCAGAGACAATACTGGAAGAAGCTGAAAAGGAATATGAGAATGATGGAGAAGCAAAGGATAaggatgatgaagagaaagatgttgaggaggaagaagaggagTGTGCTGAATCTGGGCAAGAAGTAGAGGAGGATCCTGAAAATGAGAGTGAGGATGAAGATAGTACTGCTGGTGAGACAAAGGCTAAGAAAAAGAACAAAGGGAAAGATGTTAACAAAG ATGTAACGTCTTCATTGAGGTACCAGAGAGCCAGGCAAATTCTCCAGATTTTAACATGA